The window CCGACGCCATCGAGGAAGCGCTCGCGTACGACGGCCCCTCGGTCATCGACTTCCACGTCGACCCGGCGGAGAACGTCTACCCGATGGTCTCCTCGGGCGGCGCGAACGGTAAATTCGCACTCTCGGAGGACCAGTTATGAGCGACAATCGAAAGGGACTGCAAGGCCCCGCGCCCGACGAGCGGCCACACCCCGACGGCCGACGCAACGCGCAGGGCATCCGCATCGACCCCGAAGCGGAATCGGAACACGAACCGCGGCGAACGGTCTTTTCGGCCATCGTCGAGGACGAACCCGGCGTGCTCTCGCGCGTCGCCGGCCTCGCCGCCCGCCGCCAGTTCAACATCGAGAGCCTCACCGTGGGCCCCACGACCGTCGAGGGTCACTCCCGCATCACGATGGTCGTCGAGGAGCCCGAACCGGGCATCGACCAGATAGAAAAACAGCTCGCGAAGCTCAAGCCCGTCATCTCCGTCGGCGAGTTGGACGACGACGCCGTTCGCGCGGAACTCGTCCTCCTGAAGGTCCGCGGCGAGGACCCCGACAAGGTCCACGCCATCACGGAGATGTACGACGGCCGCACCCTCGACGCCGGTCCCGAGACCATCACGGTCCAACTCACCGGTGACGAGCGCAAGATAGACGACGCCGTGGACGCGTTCCGGCGGTTCGGTATCATCGAAATCGCCCGGACCGGTCAGACCGCGCTCGCCCACGGCTCGAAGAAGACCGTTCCCGGAGAGGAACCCGGAACCTCCGGCGAACCCACCAAACCCAACACAAACACGCAATGACAGAACTCACCACGGAAGTTTACTACGACGACGACGCCGACCGCTCCCAGATCGACGACAAGACCGTAGCCGTCATCGGCTACGGCAGTCAGGGCCACGCCCACGCGCAGAACCTCGCCGACAGCGGGGTCGACGTGGTCGTCGGCCTCCGAGCCAGCTCCTCGTCTCGCGCCGCCGCGGAAGCCGACGGCCTCCGCGTCAAAGAGCCCGCCGAGGCGGCCGCCGAGGGCGACATCGTCTCGATTCTCGTCCCCGACACCGTCCAGCCGGCGGTGTTCGAGGAGATTCGAGACTCCCTCGACGCCGGCGACACGCTCCAGTTCGCCCACGGCTTCAACATCCACTACAACCAGATTCGGCCCCCGGAAGACGTCGACGTGACGATGGTCGCGCCGAAGTCGCCGGGCCACCTCGTCCGCCGCAACTACGAGGCGAACGAGGGGACGCCGGGTCTCATCGCCGTCTACCAGGACGTGACGGGCGACGCCAAGGAAGAAGCGCTGGCCTACGCCCACGGCCTCGGCTGTACCCGCGCGGGCGTCATCGAGACGACGTTCCAAGAGGAGACCGAGACCGACCTGTTCGGCGAGCAGGCCGTCCTCTGCGGCGGCGTCACCTCGCTGGTCAAGCAGGGCTACGAGACGCTCGTCGACGCGGGTTACTCCCCCGAGATGGCGTACTTCGAGTGCCTGAACGAACTGAAGCTCATCGTCGACCTGATGTACGAAGGCGGGCTCGGCGAGATGTGGGACTCGGTCTCCGACACCGCCGAGTTCGGCGGGCTGACCCGCGGCGACCGCGTCGTCGACGAGCACGCCCGCGAGAACATGGAGGAGATTCTGGAGGAGGTCCAAGACGGCACCTTCGCACGCGAGTGGATTCTGGAGAACCAGGCGGGCCGCCCGTCGTACTCCCAGCTCAAGGACGCAGAAGAGAACCACCACATCGAACAGGTCGGCGCGCCGCTGCGCGACCTGTTCGCGTGGGCCGACGACGAAGAAGAAGCGGACGCGGAGAAAGCCGAAGCACCGGCGGACGACTGAACACGACACCAATGACACGCGACGACACGACCGACCGAATGCGAGATATCAGCCACACAAATCCCTATACGGGCGAGACGTTCACCACGGTCTACGAGCGCGGCCCGGCCGTCACCGACGGCGGTCGGAGCGACGCGACGGCCGCGGCGACGGACTCGACCGAGACGGAGACGATGGGCGACGTGGACCACACGCCCCGCAACGGCGAGGGCGCGAACCAAGTCTGGGAACGCGGCCACGACGACAGCGTCGTACCGGGTGACGGACATGAGTGAGGGAACGCTGTACGACAAGGTCTGGGAGGAACACACGGTTTCGGAGCTTCCGACCGGCCAGACCCAGCTGTTCTGCGGCCTGCACCTCATCCACGAGGTGACGAGCCCGCAGGCGTTCGGCATGCTGCAGGAGCGCGACCTCGAAGTCGCCTACCCGAACCGGACGCACGCGACGGTCGACCACATCGTCCCCACGTCGGACCAGTCGCGGCCGTTCCGCGACGACGCCGCAGAGGAGATGATGGCCGAACTCGAACAGAACGTCCGCGACGCCGGTATCAACTTCTCAGACCCGACCTCGGGCGAGCAGGGAATCGTCCACGTCATCGGGCCCGAGAAGGGACTCACCCAGCCCGGCATGACTATCGTCTGCGGCGACAGCCACACCTCGACCCACGGCGCGTTCGGCGCGCTCGCGTTCGGTATCGGGACGAGCCAGATTCGCGACGTGCTGGCGACTCAGACGGTCGCGATGGAGAAAAAGAAGGTCCGAAAAATCGAGGTCACGGGCGAACTCGGCCCCGGCGTCGAGGCCAAGGACGTCATCCTCGAAATCATCCGTCGCCTCGGGACCGAAGGCGGCGTCGGCTACGTCTACGAGTACGCCGGCGAGGCCATCGAGAACCTCGATATGGAAGGCCGGATGAGCATCTGTAACATGTCCATCGAAGGCGGCGCTCGCGCGGGCTACGTCAACCCCGACGAGACCACCTACGACTGGCTGGAAGACACCGAGTACTTCCAGGAGAACCCCGAGCGGTTCGACGAACTCAAGCCGTACTGGGAGTCCATCCGCTCCGACGAGGACGCCGAGTACGACGACGTAGTCACCATCGACGGCTCCGAACTCGAACCCGTCGTCACCTGGGGGACTACGCCCGGACAGGGCGTCGGCATCACCCAGCCCATTCCGGCCCCCGAAGACCTGCCCGAAGAGAAGCAGGACACCGCCCGGATGGCGCAGGAACACATGGGCGTCACGCCCGGCGAGACGATGGAGGGCTACGAAATCGACGTGGCGTTCCTCGGCTCCTGTACCAACGCCCGGATGCCCGACCTCCGCCGCGCGGCGGGAGTCGTCGAGGGACGGCAGGTCGCGGACGATGTCCGCGCGATGGTCGTCCCCGGCAGTCAGCGCGTCAAGGCCGCCGCGGAGGCGGAGGGTCTCGACGAGATATTCAAGGAAGCCGGCTTCGAGTGGCGTGAGGCGGGCTGTTCGATGTGTCTCGGCATGAACGAGGACCAACTGGAGGGCGACGAGGCCTCCGCGTCCTCGTCGAACCGCAACTTCATCGGTCGGCAGGGGTCGAAAGACGGCCGCACCGTCCTGATGAACCCGCGCATGGTCGCCGCCGCGGCCATCACCGGGCACGTGACTGACGTGCGCGAACTGAAGGAGGTGACCACGGCATGACCGACGAAATCCCCGAAATCGACTCCGCGTCCGGCTCCGGCGTTCCCATCCGCGGCAACGACATCGACACGGACCAGATCATCCCGGCGCGGTTCATGAAGGTCGTCACGTTCGACGGCCTCGGCGAGTTCGCGTTCTTCGACCAGCGCTACGACGAGAACGACGAACCCAAAGACCACCCGATGAACGAGCCGCAGTTCCAGGACGCCTCCATCATGGTCGTCAACGCCAACTTCGGCTGTGGCTCCTCTCGGGAGCACGCCCCGCAGGCGCTCATGCGCTGGGGCATCGACGCCATCATCGGCGAGTCGTTCGCCGAGATTTTCGCGGGCAACTGCCTCGCGCTCGGCATCCCGACGGTCACCGCCGACCACGACACCATCACCGAACTGCAGGACTGGGTCGACGAGCACCCGGACGCAGACATCGACGTGGACGTGGAAAACGAGACGGTCACCTACGGCGAGAAGACCGTGGACGTGACCGTCGACGACGCACAGCGGAAGGCGCTCACCGAGGGCGTCTGGGACACGACGGCGCTCATGAAGTCGAACGCCGACGCGGTCGCCGAGAAAGCCGCCGCCCTGCCCTACGTCGATGACTGAGGAAATCGTCGTCATCCCCGGCGATGGCATCGGCGCGGAGGTCATCCCGGCGGCGGTTGACGTGCTGAAGGCCGTCGGCGACTTCGAGTTCGTCGAGGCCGACGCCGGCGACCACGTGAAGGAAGCCACGGGTGAGGCGCTCCCGCAGGAGACCTACGACCTCGCCGCCGAGGCCGACGCGACGCTGTTCGGCGCGGCCGGCGAGACCGCGGCGGACGTCATCCTGCCGCTTCGAACTGCGGTTGACTCCTTTGTCAACGTCCGCCCGGCAAAGGCCTACCCCGGCGTCGACGCGCTCCGACCGGAGACGGACCTCGTCTTCCTCCGGGAGAACACGGAGGGCGTCTACGCCGGCCACGAGGACCGACTCTCTGACGACCTCTCGACGCTCACGCGCGTCGTCACCACCTCGGCGTCCGAGCGACTCGCCGAGTACGCCTGCGACTACGTCGGCGGCGAAGGCGGCAGTTTCCAGGTCGCCCACAAGGCGAACGTGATGCGCGAGACGGACGGTCGCTTCCGCGACGCCGTCGTCTCCGTCGCCGACGAGCGCGGCGTCGAGGCAGAGGAGGTCCTGATGGACGCCTTCGCGACGCGCGTCTGTCTCGACCCCACGCAGTTCGACACCATCGTCTGCCCGAACCTCGCGGGCGACGTGCTGTCCGACCTCGCCGCTGGCCTCGTCGGCGGCCTCGGACTGCTCCCCTCGGCGAACATCGGTCCGGACGCCGCGCTGTTCGAACCGGTTCACGGCTCCGCGCCCGACATCGCCGGTGAGGGCATCGCCAACCCGGCCGCGACGATTCTGTCCGCGGCGATGCTGCTCGACTACCTCGACTACGAGGACGAAGCCGACCGCGTCCGGTCGGCCGTCGAAGGCGTCCTCGCCGACGGGCCGCGCACGCCCGACCTCGGCGGCGACGCCTCCACGGAGGACGTGACCGCCGCGGTTCTCGACCGACTCTGAGCGTCGGCGACCCACCGAATCGGCGGTTCGACGTTCGTTTCGAGCGTTCTCGTTTTCGTTTTTGATCGTTTTCTCACCAACGGGCACGCCGTTTTCGTTCTTGTGTGGGATTCTGCTGTTTCGAACAGATACGGGCGGAATCCAACATAAACAATTAACACTACTCCCCGACCTACCTTCCACCTAACGAGGAATCGCTACCGATGTTACCAGCAGAGCGCAAACGCCGTATCGTCGAACTCGTTTCCGACTCGGACGGCCGGTCGGTCGAGTCGCTGTCCGACCACCTCGGCTATTCGAAGGCGACGATACGACGTGACCTGCGCGAACTCGAAGACCGTGGGCTCATCGAGCGGTCGCACGGCGGAGCCGTCCCCGTGACCTCCGTCGGGCGCGAGCAGACCTACGGGCAGAAGGAAGTACAGAATCTCGAAGGGAAACGCGCAATCGCCGACCGCGCGGTCGAGGAACTGGCCGAGGGACAGGTCGTGTTCTTCGACGCGGGGACGACCACGATGGAAGTGGCGCGGAAAGTTCCCAAGGACGGGACGATACTCGGCGTCACCAACTCGCCGCGGCTCGCCATCGAACTGAACGAGGAGGAAAACGAGGTCAAACTCACGGGCGGGACGCTCCGCCGGCGGACGAAGGCGCTCGTGGGACCGACCGCGGAGTCGTTCATGGAGCGGACGAACTTCGACCTGCTGTTCCTCGGTACGAACGGGCTGGACGTGGAGTCCGGCCTCACGACCCCGAACGAGGACGAGGCGCGGATGAAGGAGCTGATGGTCGAAAAGGCCGCGAAAGTCGTCCTCGTTGCTGATCTCTCGAAGCTCGGCCGACGGAGCTTCGTCCAGTTCGCATCGCTCGAAGATATCGACCTGATTATCACCGACGGAACGCTCGACGACGACTCTCGCGAGGAGATCGAGAGCGCGGGCGTCACCGTCGTCGACGGAGTTGCACGATGATTCTCACAGTCACCCCGAACCCAGCAGTCGACCACACGATTCACTTCGACGAACCGCTTCAGCCCGGCGTCGTCCACCGGACCGACGACGCGGTGTTCACCGCCGGCGGCAAGGGCATCAACGTCGCCAAGTACGTCTCGGCGCTCGACGCCGACGCGACCGCCTCGGGCTTTCTCGGCGGCCACTTCGGGAAGTTCGTCCGCGACCGACTCGACGCCGACGGCATCGCCTCGGACTTCGTCACCGTCGACGCGGACACGCGCCTGAACACGACCGTGCTCGCGGAGGACGGCGAGTACAAACTCAATCACAACGGCCCGCAGATTCGTGCAGCCGACGTGGACGAGCTCGTTGAAACCGCGCAGGCGAACGAGCCCGACACGCTCCTCGTCGGCGGCAGCCTCCCGCCGGGGATGTCCCTCGCCGACGTCGATAGACTCGCCCGCGCGGGCGACTGGCAGATAGCGGTGGACATGGGCGGGGAGTACCTCGCCGAACTGGAGGCCGACTACTACGTCTGCAAACCCAATCGCTCGGAACTCGCGACGGCGACGGGTCGAACTGTCGAGACCGAAGCCGACGCCATCGAGGCCGCCGAGGAGCTTCACGCACGCGGGTTCGAGTACGTGTTAGCCTCGCTCGGTGCGGACGGCGCGCTCCTCGTCACCGACGACGAAGTCCTCTCCGCGCCCGCGCTCGACGTGGAAGTCGTCGACACGGTCGGTGCGGGCGACGCCGTCATGTCCGGGTTCCTCGCCGCGCGCGAACACGGGCTGTCGGACGCCGACGCCCTCCGAATGGGCGTGTTGACCGCGTCCCGCGTCGTCGGCGTCGCGGGTACCCGCGTCCCGAACCTCGAAGACGTGCTGACGAACGAGACGCACGTCGAGGTGACGACCGTTCGGAGCCGGTGATTCTCAGATGAACGTTTGTTAACGACTGAAACGCTCAGTAACGTTCATATTCGAAAGGGTTTTTGAGCACATTTGCGTACGTTCTTTCGTAGGGGTGGCAACACTATGGCAAACGACGCAGAAGACGCGGTTCGGTCCTACCTCACTTCGGTGAAGGAGGACCTGATGACTGGGGTATCGTTCATGATTCCGTTCGTGACCATCGGCGGAATCTTCCTGGCGCTGGGCTACGCGGTAGCCTCGCTTTCGAACAACGTACAAGACGTATTCAACAGCACGGGGACCGCCGGCTGGTTCCTCGCGCAGATCGGCGTCGCTGGGCTGACGCTGATGGTTCCGGTGCTCGGCGCGTACATCGCGTACGCTATCGCCGACCGTCCGGGCCTCGCACCGGGCTTCATCCTGTCGTACATCATCCAGCAGGGCAACGTCCTGCAGGCGGCCGGTGACGTCATCGGCCTTCAGGGTGGCTCCGCCGGCGCGGGTTACCTCGGCGCTATCGTCGCCGGGTTCCTCGCCGGTATCGTCGCGCGCTGGTTCAAGCAGCGCGACGTGCCCGAGTTCATCGCACCGATGATGCCCGTGCTCCTCATCCCGGTCGCGACGACCGCGGTGCTCACGCCCATCATGCTGTTCGTGCTGGGCGTCCCGATTTCCATCGCGAACGCGGGACTCACGAACTTCCTGAGCAACATGCAGGGCGGCGGACAGGCAATCGTTCTCGGGGCCATCCTCGGGGCGATGATGGCGGCCGACATGGGCGGCCCCATCAACAAGGTCGCCTACGTGTTCTCCGTCGGCCTCATCTCCGAGGGCGTCACCGCGCCGATGGCCGCGGTCATGATCGCGGGTATGGTCCCGCCGATCGGCCTCGCGCTGTCGAACTTCATCGCGCCGCAGAAGTACGCGGCCGAGATGTACGAGAACGCCAAGAGCGGCGTTCTCCTCGGCTTCTCGTTCATTACTGAGGGCGCGATTCCGTACGCGGCCGCCGACCCGGCCCGCGTCATCCCGAGCGTCGTCGCCGGCAGCGCCGTCGCCGGCGCGGCCTCGATGGCGCTCGGCGTGAACATGCCGGCTCCGCACGGCGGCATCTTCGTGGTTCCGCTGTCGAACCAGCCGTTCATGTTCATCGCGTGCATCCTGCTGGGCTCCATCGTGACCGCCGTCATCGCGACGGCCATCAAGCCGAACTTCGACGCCAAGGTCGCGGCCCAGAGCTCCGACGACTGACCACACCGAACTAATCTTTCCAGACTCGAACGAAGTACAATACAATGGACGTCACTGACATCAGCACCATCACACCGCTCGAACTGATATCGCTCGAAGAGCCGCCGGCGACGAAGGAGGGAGCCATCGAGTTCCTCCTCGACCTCGCCGTCGACGCCGGTCGCGTCGACGACCGCGACGCCGCGCTCGACGCCCTCCTCGAACGCGAGGAAGAGGCGACGACCGGCGTCGGCTTCGGCATCGGCATCCCGCACGCAAAGACCGACGCCGTCTCGAAGCCGACGGTCGCCTTCGCGCGCTCGACCGAGGGCATCGACTTCGACGCCATGGACGACAAGCCGGCGAAGCTCCTGTTCATGATTCTCGTCCCCGCGGCGGGCGGCGAAGACCACCTGCAGATTCTGAGCGCTCTCTCGCGGTCGCTCATGCACGAGGACGTACGCGAGAAGCTCCTCGAAGCCGAGAGCAAGCAGACCGTCCAGGACGTGCTCGCCGAGGTGGTCGAGTGATGGAGCGGACCGTCACGGTCGTCCCCGAAGACGGGCTTCACGCCCGCCCGGCCTCGCAGTTCGTCGAGACCGCGAACGAGTTCGACGCCGACATCCAGCTCGGCCGCGCCGACGAGGACGACCTCGTCCCCGCCGCCAGCATGCTCGCCGTCACCGGTCTCGGCGTCGGCCACGACGAGTCCGTGCGCCTCGTCGCCGAGGGCGACGACGCGGAAGCGGCACTCGACGCCCTAGAGGACATCCTTTCGACGCCTGAAGCCAAACAGTAAGCCATGACCGAACGAACCCTCTCCGGCATCGGCGTGACACCGCTTTCGGGCGTCGGCACCGTCGTCTGGTACCGACCGGACGCCGACCTCCCCGAGCCGCCGGCCGCCGAAGACGTGGACGCGGAGGCCGAACTGGCGCGCTTCGAGGACGCCCGCGCGGCCGCCGAAGACGAACTCGAAGCCGAGCGCGAGCGGACCGCCGAACGCGTCGGCGAGGAGGAGGCCGCGGTGTTCGACGCGCACGTCCAGTTCCTCAACGACCCGCAGATAACCGACGGCGTCACCGACGCCATCGAGGGCGGGCTCCCGGCCGAACACGCCGTGCAAGAGACGTTCTCCGAGTTCGTCGAGCAGTTCGAGAACATGGGCGGTCGCATGGGCGAGCGCGCCGACGACCTCCGCGACGTGCGCGACCGACTCGTTCGCGTCCTCTCGGACGGCGAGCGCGTCGACCTCTCGTCGCTGCCGGAGGGGAGCGTCGTCGTCGCGGAACGGCTCACGCCGAGCGACACGGCGCAACTCGACCCGGAGCGCGTCGCCGGCTTCGTCACGGTGACGGGCGGCCGCACCTCCCACGCGGCCATCTTCGCGCGCTCGCTCGCCCTGCCGGCCATCGTCGGCGTGGGCGAGGAACTCCAGTCCGTCGAGGACGGCGCAGAAGTCGTCGTCGACGGCGAGTCGGGCGACTTCGTGGTCGACCCGAGCGACGAGCGCAAGGAGGCCGCCGCGGCCGCCGCCGACGTGGACGTCCGACACGAGTCGGTCGAAACCGCAGACGGCGTCGAAATCGAGGTCGCCGCCAACATCGGTACGCTGGCGGACCTCGGGCCGGCTGTCGACCGCGGGGCCGACGGCGTCGGCCTGTTCCGCACCGAGTTCCTCTTCCTCGACCGCGAGTCGCCGCCGGACGAAGACGAGCAGTACGAGGCGTACGTCGAGGCGCTCGAATCGTTCGACGGCGGGCGCGTAGTCGTCCGGACCCTCGACATCGGCGGCGACAAGCCGGTCCCGTACCTCGACCTGCCGGACGAGGAGAACCCGTTCCTCGGCGAGCGCGGCATCCGCCGGTCGCTCGGCCCGGACGCTGACCTCTTCGAGACGCAGGTCCGCGCGCTCCTGCGCGCGGCGGCCAGCGCCGACGGTGCGAACCTGTCGGTGATGCTCCCGCTCGTCTCGACGGTCGAGGAGCTTCGCGCCGGCCGAGAGCGGTTCGAGTCGGTCGCGGCCGACCTCGACGCCGAGGGCGTCGAAAACGAACTGCCCGAGTTCGGCATCATGGTCGAGACGCCCGCCGCGGCGTTCATGGCCGACCAGTTCGCGCCGCACGTCGACTTCTTCAGCATCGGGACGAACGACCTCGCGCAGTACGTGATGGCCGCCGAGCGCGGCAACGAGCGCGTCTCGGACCTCGGCGACTACCGACAGCCGGCGGTCCTCCGCGCCATCGACGCCACCGTCTCGGCGGCCGAGGGCGAGGACTGCTGGGTCGGCATGTGCGGCGAGATGGCCGGCGACCCGGACCTCACCGAACTGCTCGTCGGGCTCGGCCTCGACGAACTGAGCATGAGCGCCGTGACGGTGCCGCAGGTCAAGGCGGCCGTCGCGGAGACCGACACCGCGGACGCCCGCGAACTCGCGGAACGCGTCCTGCAGGCCGACACCAAGGCTGAAGTCGCGGAAATCCTTACACTAGACCAATGAAACTCGTCGCAGTCACATCCTGTCCGACCGGAATCGCACACAGCCAGATGGCGGCCGAGAACCTCCTGCAGGCCGGCGAGCGCCTCGGCCACGACATCGACGTCGAGGTCCAGGGCGCGATGGGTACGCAGGACGAACTGTCCTCGGACGCCATCGCCGAGGCCGAGGCGGTCATCATCACCTCGGACACCTCGGTCAGCCGCGACCGCTTCGACGGCAAACTCGTCATCAAGGGGACGGTCAAAGACGGCGTCAACAACGCCGAGGCCGTCGTGAAGAAGGCGGTCGAACTCGCCGAGGCCGGCAAGACCGGTTCGGTCACGTTCGGAAGCGGCGACGACGGTGAGGACGCCGAGGCCGACGACGGCACCGACGACTCGTCCGGCGACGCCGCGGAATCGGACGAACCCGTGCGCCGCGGCGGCGACCCCGAAAAGGGGCTTTTCGCCCGGCTGAAGAAGCTGTTCTCGTAACACCGCTGACGGTTTTCCGTTTTTCGCTCGCCCGCCAGCGGCGGCGCTCCGCCCGCCGACGAAAATTAACTCGAACGCGAACAAACGAAAACGTGCAGAATCGAAACTCGCTTCCCATACATTATTAGTCTCGCAGTCGTTGGCGAAACCGAGGTGAACGCATAATGCCGTTCTACGGCGGGGAGGAACTCGCCACAGTGTACGACGAGGCGCTCGACGAAGGATTCGGCCTCATCGCGAGTAACATCGCGGAGCCGAACATTATGATGGGTCTCATGGAGGGGGCCGACCGGATGGATTCGGACCTCCTGTTGCAGATGAGCGGTGGGGCCTGCCGGTTCGCCGGTGACGGCGACGCCGTCGCGGGTCTGAAAGCCATGGGGAACTACATCGAGACCATCGCCGAGCGGTACGACATCGGCGTCTTCCTCAACATGGACCACCAGACGGACCTCGAGTTCATCGAGCAGCAGATCGAACTCGACATCCCGTCGTCCATCATGATCGACGCGTCCCACGAGCCGTTCGACGAGAACGTCGCGACGAGCCGCGAGGTCGTCGAGATGGTCGAGGCCGCGGGCTCCGACGTCCTCATCGAGGCCGAACTCGGCCAGATCAAGGGCGTCGAAGACGAAATCGAGGCCGAAGAGGCGTTCTACACGGACCCCGAACAGGCCGTCGAGTTCGTCGACAAGACGGGCGCGGACCTGCTCGCTATCTCCGTCGGCACGCAGCACGGCGTCGCCAAGGGCAAGGACCTCGAACTCCGTCCGGACCTCGCCCAGGACATCCGGCAGGCCCTGCGCGACCACGGCCTCGACACGCCGCTCGTTCTCCACGGCTCCTCGGGCGTCCAACCCGACCAACTGCAGGAGATGCTCAAACACGGCATCTGCAAGGTCAACAAGGACACCCGCTACCAGTACGAGTACACGCGCACCGCC of the Haloferax sp. Atlit-12N genome contains:
- the ilvN gene encoding acetolactate synthase small subunit; the encoded protein is MSDNRKGLQGPAPDERPHPDGRRNAQGIRIDPEAESEHEPRRTVFSAIVEDEPGVLSRVAGLAARRQFNIESLTVGPTTVEGHSRITMVVEEPEPGIDQIEKQLAKLKPVISVGELDDDAVRAELVLLKVRGEDPDKVHAITEMYDGRTLDAGPETITVQLTGDERKIDDAVDAFRRFGIIEIARTGQTALAHGSKKTVPGEEPGTSGEPTKPNTNTQ
- the ilvC gene encoding ketol-acid reductoisomerase, producing the protein MTELTTEVYYDDDADRSQIDDKTVAVIGYGSQGHAHAQNLADSGVDVVVGLRASSSSRAAAEADGLRVKEPAEAAAEGDIVSILVPDTVQPAVFEEIRDSLDAGDTLQFAHGFNIHYNQIRPPEDVDVTMVAPKSPGHLVRRNYEANEGTPGLIAVYQDVTGDAKEEALAYAHGLGCTRAGVIETTFQEETETDLFGEQAVLCGGVTSLVKQGYETLVDAGYSPEMAYFECLNELKLIVDLMYEGGLGEMWDSVSDTAEFGGLTRGDRVVDEHARENMEEILEEVQDGTFAREWILENQAGRPSYSQLKDAEENHHIEQVGAPLRDLFAWADDEEEADAEKAEAPADD
- the leuC gene encoding 3-isopropylmalate dehydratase large subunit; amino-acid sequence: MSEGTLYDKVWEEHTVSELPTGQTQLFCGLHLIHEVTSPQAFGMLQERDLEVAYPNRTHATVDHIVPTSDQSRPFRDDAAEEMMAELEQNVRDAGINFSDPTSGEQGIVHVIGPEKGLTQPGMTIVCGDSHTSTHGAFGALAFGIGTSQIRDVLATQTVAMEKKKVRKIEVTGELGPGVEAKDVILEIIRRLGTEGGVGYVYEYAGEAIENLDMEGRMSICNMSIEGGARAGYVNPDETTYDWLEDTEYFQENPERFDELKPYWESIRSDEDAEYDDVVTIDGSELEPVVTWGTTPGQGVGITQPIPAPEDLPEEKQDTARMAQEHMGVTPGETMEGYEIDVAFLGSCTNARMPDLRRAAGVVEGRQVADDVRAMVVPGSQRVKAAAEAEGLDEIFKEAGFEWREAGCSMCLGMNEDQLEGDEASASSSNRNFIGRQGSKDGRTVLMNPRMVAAAAITGHVTDVRELKEVTTA
- the leuD gene encoding 3-isopropylmalate dehydratase small subunit, translated to MTDEIPEIDSASGSGVPIRGNDIDTDQIIPARFMKVVTFDGLGEFAFFDQRYDENDEPKDHPMNEPQFQDASIMVVNANFGCGSSREHAPQALMRWGIDAIIGESFAEIFAGNCLALGIPTVTADHDTITELQDWVDEHPDADIDVDVENETVTYGEKTVDVTVDDAQRKALTEGVWDTTALMKSNADAVAEKAAALPYVDD
- the leuB gene encoding 3-isopropylmalate dehydrogenase, translating into MTEEIVVIPGDGIGAEVIPAAVDVLKAVGDFEFVEADAGDHVKEATGEALPQETYDLAAEADATLFGAAGETAADVILPLRTAVDSFVNVRPAKAYPGVDALRPETDLVFLRENTEGVYAGHEDRLSDDLSTLTRVVTTSASERLAEYACDYVGGEGGSFQVAHKANVMRETDGRFRDAVVSVADERGVEAEEVLMDAFATRVCLDPTQFDTIVCPNLAGDVLSDLAAGLVGGLGLLPSANIGPDAALFEPVHGSAPDIAGEGIANPAATILSAAMLLDYLDYEDEADRVRSAVEGVLADGPRTPDLGGDASTEDVTAAVLDRL
- the glpR gene encoding HTH-type transcriptional regulator GlpR is translated as MLPAERKRRIVELVSDSDGRSVESLSDHLGYSKATIRRDLRELEDRGLIERSHGGAVPVTSVGREQTYGQKEVQNLEGKRAIADRAVEELAEGQVVFFDAGTTTMEVARKVPKDGTILGVTNSPRLAIELNEEENEVKLTGGTLRRRTKALVGPTAESFMERTNFDLLFLGTNGLDVESGLTTPNEDEARMKELMVEKAAKVVLVADLSKLGRRSFVQFASLEDIDLIITDGTLDDDSREEIESAGVTVVDGVAR
- the pfkB gene encoding 1-phosphofructokinase, whose product is MILTVTPNPAVDHTIHFDEPLQPGVVHRTDDAVFTAGGKGINVAKYVSALDADATASGFLGGHFGKFVRDRLDADGIASDFVTVDADTRLNTTVLAEDGEYKLNHNGPQIRAADVDELVETAQANEPDTLLVGGSLPPGMSLADVDRLARAGDWQIAVDMGGEYLAELEADYYVCKPNRSELATATGRTVETEADAIEAAEELHARGFEYVLASLGADGALLVTDDEVLSAPALDVEVVDTVGAGDAVMSGFLAAREHGLSDADALRMGVLTASRVVGVAGTRVPNLEDVLTNETHVEVTTVRSR
- the ptfC gene encoding fructose PTS transporter subunit IIC, with translation MANDAEDAVRSYLTSVKEDLMTGVSFMIPFVTIGGIFLALGYAVASLSNNVQDVFNSTGTAGWFLAQIGVAGLTLMVPVLGAYIAYAIADRPGLAPGFILSYIIQQGNVLQAAGDVIGLQGGSAGAGYLGAIVAGFLAGIVARWFKQRDVPEFIAPMMPVLLIPVATTAVLTPIMLFVLGVPISIANAGLTNFLSNMQGGGQAIVLGAILGAMMAADMGGPINKVAYVFSVGLISEGVTAPMAAVMIAGMVPPIGLALSNFIAPQKYAAEMYENAKSGVLLGFSFITEGAIPYAAADPARVIPSVVAGSAVAGAASMALGVNMPAPHGGIFVVPLSNQPFMFIACILLGSIVTAVIATAIKPNFDAKVAAQSSDD
- the ptfA gene encoding fructose PTS transporter subunit IIA; this encodes MDVTDISTITPLELISLEEPPATKEGAIEFLLDLAVDAGRVDDRDAALDALLEREEEATTGVGFGIGIPHAKTDAVSKPTVAFARSTEGIDFDAMDDKPAKLLFMILVPAAGGEDHLQILSALSRSLMHEDVREKLLEAESKQTVQDVLAEVVE
- the ptsH1 gene encoding phosphocarrier protein HPr yields the protein MERTVTVVPEDGLHARPASQFVETANEFDADIQLGRADEDDLVPAASMLAVTGLGVGHDESVRLVAEGDDAEAALDALEDILSTPEAKQ